In one Chitinophaga sancti genomic region, the following are encoded:
- the tnpA gene encoding IS66 family insertion sequence element accessory protein TnpA has product MKRKKSSVTGHHFSEQEIISALEQFTQAGNISVKEFTAAFQISAGTFYNWRKRYGNQLVETNAPVGFIDVDLSPVQQEPVSGTIFAEYRGIVFYQRVEPSYLKALL; this is encoded by the coding sequence ATGAAACGAAAAAAATCTTCCGTAACCGGTCATCATTTCAGTGAACAAGAGATCATCTCAGCTCTTGAACAGTTCACTCAGGCTGGTAATATAAGTGTGAAGGAGTTTACCGCTGCCTTTCAGATATCGGCAGGTACTTTTTATAATTGGCGCAAACGCTATGGGAATCAACTTGTAGAAACAAATGCTCCCGTAGGGTTTATTGATGTAGACCTCTCTCCGGTCCAACAAGAGCCTGTGTCGGGAACTATCTTTGCAGAATATCGCGGTATTGTTTTTTATCAGCGCGTTGAACCTTCATATCTAAAAGCCCTGTTGTAA
- the tnpB gene encoding IS66 family insertion sequence element accessory protein TnpB (TnpB, as the term is used for proteins encoded by IS66 family insertion elements, is considered an accessory protein, since TnpC, encoded by a neighboring gene, is a DDE family transposase.): MLSLTGYRLVLWNSNTDMRLSFNGLSGIVVNEMKEDPFQYGTLYAFFNHRRTQVKILGWDGDGFGIFYKRLSRGTFGTPIYNIETKMMVLEKKDLLLILEGVEVRFRKRYERSGRYHKS, encoded by the coding sequence ATGTTATCACTAACTGGTTATCGCCTAGTATTATGGAACAGCAACACAGATATGCGCTTAAGTTTTAACGGCCTGTCTGGTATTGTTGTAAATGAGATGAAAGAAGACCCTTTTCAGTATGGTACCCTCTATGCGTTTTTCAATCACCGTCGCACGCAGGTTAAGATTCTTGGCTGGGATGGAGACGGCTTCGGCATATTTTATAAAAGATTGTCAAGAGGTACTTTTGGTACACCTATATACAACATTGAAACTAAGATGATGGTGTTAGAAAAGAAGGATCTTTTACTAATATTGGAAGGAGTAGAAGTGAGATTCCGCAAACGTTATGAACGATCAGGCAGATATCATAAAAGCTGA
- the tnpC gene encoding IS66 family transposase encodes MSAILPLRRVKPEIIYTLSEALEQVNALQLQKADLSNALTQERHVFSRIIQELTTENTALKEEKDQQKRWLSNEQERGIDKDRRIASLEETIAELQTALAGKTDEAQRKDWQLKELQEMLFGQRSEKFIPDAATTQTAIQQTLGEEFDKTEVEAIIEQTIASTITDTQTGTTSKTSRRKKRHKAHKGRRPIPTHLETETIVYDLPGDKTGMKPMGKKVSVYYEIIPGKLIRKEEHHLQYKSADGKIHCTPVQPRMIERGIVGNKLLAHLHSERFVYYMPYYRQQQRFERLTGVSFAASTIDHWEEVCYKKLKRLLKLLKKTVQTASYIKADETTLKYLHDEGQGKAANGWMWVFHAPEHKLVLFEFHPGRAHDVPKEILKDFAGILQTDALSSYTAAFKENDKVTLMSCLAHIRRGFKKAQRQNKILADQVLVYFNIIYRIEAYAKRKHFTPDQRLALRQKYSKPFFDKIRSWLDEHKDKHVPDSLLAKAITYANNQWDKLNILFLNGRIDVDNNSTENAIRPITLFRKNSLFASNEHGGERAALFYSLVETCKLNRIDPFEYLNDVYNRLHDCTASELTQLLPSNWKSAAAGKAAI; translated from the coding sequence ATGTCCGCGATATTACCTTTGCGACGAGTGAAACCTGAGATCATATACACATTGTCTGAAGCACTGGAACAAGTGAATGCGCTGCAACTGCAGAAAGCAGATTTATCTAATGCACTTACCCAGGAAAGACATGTGTTCAGTCGCATTATTCAGGAGCTCACAACAGAGAATACTGCGCTAAAAGAAGAAAAAGACCAGCAGAAACGTTGGTTATCTAATGAGCAGGAACGCGGGATTGATAAAGATAGGAGGATTGCATCTCTGGAGGAAACTATTGCAGAACTGCAGACCGCTCTTGCTGGCAAAACAGATGAGGCACAGCGTAAAGACTGGCAATTAAAAGAGCTGCAGGAGATGTTATTTGGCCAGCGTAGTGAAAAATTTATTCCTGACGCGGCAACTACACAGACAGCTATTCAGCAAACCCTGGGAGAAGAATTTGATAAAACCGAAGTCGAAGCTATTATTGAACAAACAATAGCTTCGACCATCACAGATACCCAAACAGGCACTACTTCCAAAACCAGCCGCAGAAAAAAGCGTCACAAAGCACATAAAGGAAGAAGACCCATCCCCACTCACCTGGAAACAGAAACCATTGTTTATGATCTTCCCGGAGACAAAACAGGCATGAAGCCTATGGGGAAGAAGGTCTCTGTTTATTACGAAATTATTCCCGGAAAACTAATCAGAAAAGAAGAACATCACCTTCAATATAAATCAGCAGATGGAAAGATCCACTGCACTCCTGTCCAGCCACGGATGATAGAAAGGGGAATTGTAGGCAACAAATTACTTGCCCATCTGCACAGTGAGCGTTTTGTTTACTATATGCCATACTATCGCCAGCAGCAGCGGTTTGAGCGCCTGACAGGCGTTAGTTTTGCAGCATCAACAATCGACCACTGGGAGGAAGTTTGTTATAAAAAGCTGAAGCGATTATTAAAATTATTGAAGAAGACTGTACAGACGGCCAGTTACATTAAGGCCGATGAGACTACCCTAAAATACCTTCACGACGAAGGTCAGGGCAAAGCCGCCAATGGTTGGATGTGGGTGTTTCATGCACCGGAACACAAGCTTGTGCTCTTTGAATTTCATCCTGGCAGAGCTCATGATGTACCAAAAGAAATTCTGAAAGACTTTGCAGGCATATTACAAACAGATGCGCTATCGTCTTATACAGCTGCTTTTAAAGAGAACGACAAAGTTACGTTGATGAGCTGCCTGGCCCATATCCGCAGAGGCTTCAAAAAAGCTCAGCGACAAAATAAAATACTGGCAGACCAGGTGCTTGTATACTTTAATATCATTTACCGTATAGAAGCGTATGCTAAACGTAAACATTTTACTCCCGACCAACGACTGGCATTACGACAGAAATATAGTAAACCCTTTTTTGACAAGATCCGCAGCTGGTTGGATGAACACAAGGATAAACATGTACCTGATAGCCTGTTGGCTAAAGCTATTACTTATGCAAATAATCAGTGGGATAAGCTGAATATATTATTTTTAAACGGAAGAATAGACGTTGACAATAACTCGACTGAGAACGCGATCCGTCCAATTACATTATTTAGGAAAAACTCCCTTTTTGCTAGTAATGAACATGGTGGGGAAAGGGCTGCATTATTTTATTCTCTCGTAGAAACTTGTAAGCTGAATCGGATTGATCCATTCGAATACTTAAATGATGTGTATAATCGACTCCACGACTGCACAGCCAGTGAACTGACACAGTTACTACCTTCAAATTGGAAATCAGCAGCAGCAGGAAAAGCAGCTATTTAG
- a CDS encoding integrase catalytic domain-containing protein translates to MPRSSFRNRESLLIEIDTSLPNLRVIRVLERIVEMRGKPQQIGVDNGPGFVSDQLQQWCRQSDIHLQFIQSGKPVQK, encoded by the coding sequence GTGCCTCGTTCTTCATTCCGCAATAGGGAATCGTTGTTGATTGAAATAGATACCTCATTACCCAATCTCCGGGTGATAAGAGTGCTTGAGAGGATAGTTGAAATGCGTGGCAAACCACAACAGATAGGAGTTGATAATGGCCCTGGGTTTGTAAGTGATCAGCTGCAGCAATGGTGCCGGCAAAGTGATATTCATTTACAGTTCATACAATCAGGCAAACCAGTTCAAAAGTAA
- a CDS encoding transposase, protein MISILKKQESCISIKDLARENGVSEGCIYNWKAKYGDMEANELKQMKELEEENARLKSIVANLALENDAVKNVLEKKLGRLTTNNK, encoded by the coding sequence ATTATCTCCATCCTGAAGAAACAGGAATCATGCATCTCCATTAAGGATCTGGCTAGGGAAAACGGTGTTAGCGAAGGATGCATTTATAACTGGAAGGCCAAGTATGGTGATATGGAAGCTAATGAGTTGAAGCAGATGAAAGAACTTGAAGAAGAGAATGCTAGGCTTAAGAGCATTGTAGCCAATCTAGCCCTTGAAAATGATGCTGTCAAAAATGTGCTGGAAAAAAAGCTCGGCAGACTTACGACAAACAACAAGTAA